The following DNA comes from Saccharomyces cerevisiae S288C chromosome XIII, complete sequence.
CCATTATCTTTAATTCCCCGTTAACTGATCATACAGCAAAGGAACTGAACGATGTTATAAACGTTCTTATATCTTtatccaaaaattcttcatcgGATTTGCTGAATGATTTAGTTACTAGTTGCCCTGATGAAGACGGTACTACGCCTGGACAGTTCTTTTTATATGTATGGATATatgctctttttttgaagaaaaaccaaaaacTAGACCCATTagaaataaacaaattgtCTATTTCAGATAATAAAAGCACAGACAGCATACATTTTCCAGAGCAATCTTCCTCAAAGTATTACGAGGTTgtattatcattattaaaATCTCTAATAGTCAtaacagaaaattttcaatatctaAATGTACTGAGCCTTAACTTACTGAATTTTGAGCACGAGAAATGGAAGTATTTAATTGATCTTGATACTCAGCTACCCTACATATCGGTTAAAAACACAGATATGGCAGAGTTGTTTTTCGAAAAAGGATCCAAAAACTCTCAAATTTCTGAGTTTCTTCAAGATATGGACCTTTCGATAGAATTATTTATGGAATTTTTAGTGCTGCTAAATGATGAGGAACAATCAAAgactttatttttagaTATTCTGAAAAGATGGGTCCAtcatacaaaaaaaagtgaaaaaagatCTTCCGATAATCATAGCGGGATGCCAAGCGTTACAGATAACGCGTTAATACTCATGGACTTGAAACTTTTGGAATGTATGAACAACCGATTTAAAACCAAGATTGTTAATAAACCTAAGGACGTTcttattgttattgatCAATTGATAGATGTTGTTCaggaaaaagatgaaacaATACAGGAAGTAGAAGCAGATTCTGACGACGAAGTTgaagaaggagaagaaacagaagaattggatccaaatgaaaattcttcctACAAAATTATCTTGCAGTTATTATCAACCGTCCTTTCAGAATCGTCCAGTAGTATATTATTGCAAAACAGTTATATATTGAAATCCATTTCTAGAAAATTACAATCTTTCAACACTAATGCTTCCGAAATAGATGCATTATTGGCATCAatagataatatattgattaACGGACATACTACGGAAAGGAACGACAACATAGAAATTGAGATGGATGAGGAAAGGCTTGACAAAGCGATAACTAGTCTACATGATCCTTTAGTGCCCATAAAATCTTATGGTTTAACAGAACTACGTCATCTAGCTGAAAAGAAGTCTCCAGTAATTTCACTGGAAAAGGTGTTGCAAATACATTTAGATTATTTAAAGAATATGGACCCTTTCATTTATCTCAACGTTATTAAAGGACTTACAACGCTATGTGAATTAGAGCCAGAAACCATATTGCCTCTACTTGCAGAATTTTATgctaacaaaaaaaagaaaaacagatTAGATGATGTGCTGAAAGTTGGAGAAGTGTTCATCAATTACATTCAACGTCAGAACGAATTGTTCCAGGGTAAATTGGCTTATCTGATTATAGATACCTGTCTTAGTATTGTGAGGCCAAATGATAGTAAACCATTGGACAATAGATGGCGTATGTCATCCATGTCAATCTTAGGTATGTGCCTTCAAATCAACGCCAGGGGTGTCTCGGATAGAATTCGCGATATGCTGGATTGTGTATTTGGAATATTGCAATTAGAACAACCACAAAATCATTTGAAGGACAAGGatgattcttttttgatgaGAAGAAGTGCCGTACACTTGATACATGATTTGTTGTACAGTACAGGATTTGATTTACTTCCCTTTGAGTACAACTACGATAAGCTAAAAACACTATTATCTTACGTTCGTGATCAAGATGAAGATTACATGGTTTGTGAACAGATTGACAAGCTTTTAACCGTACTAGATAGTTTATAACCCATTACGCATTTGATTATAATTTGCTTCTTAGGCAAAATTAATATTTACgttcttttatattctttctttttgtattcatAGAACAGCAGCCATTACCAATAGAAAGTTAAAATAGCCGCCGATGCATTTTATTACCCGCCTTTCTGTTTTCTGGgcacttttctttctagAAGGTGAAAGAACAATTTTTCTCGTTTTCTCGAACTTCCACCAAGCGTTGGGTAATGAGGGAGGAGATTTGTATAAAAAGAGTGGCATGTGAACTGCCTACCGTAAGTGACATGAACACATgcattatattttttgtgatatattctttctcttgttttctttttcttgaaacGCTACAGAACCAATAGAAAAATAGAATCATTCTGAAATATGGCTGGTgaaacttttgaatttcaagCTGAAATCACTCAGTTGATGAGTTTGATCATCAACACTGTCTATTCTAACAAggaaattttcttgagaGAACTGATCTCTAACGCCTCCGATGCTTTAGACAAAATTAGATACCAAGCTTTGTCTGATCCAAAGCAATTGGAAACCGAACCAGATTTGTTCATTAGAATCACCCCAAAaccagaagaaaaagttttggAAATCAGAGATTCTGGTATTGGTATGACCAAGGCTGAATTGATTAACAATTTGGGTACCATTGCTAAGTCTGGTACTAAAGCTTTCATGGAAGCTCTATCTGCTGGTGCCGATGTATCCATGATTGGTCAATTCGGTGTTGGTTTTTACTCTTTATTCTTAGTCGCCGACAGAGTTCAAGTTATTTCCAAGAACAATGAGGACGAACAATATATTTGGGAATCTAATGCCGGTGGTTCTTTCACCGTTACTTTGGACGAAGTTAACGAAAGAATTGGTAGAGGTACCGTCTTGAGATTATTCTTGAAAGATGACCAATTGGAGTacttggaagaaaagagaattAAAGAAGTCATCAAGAGACATTCTGAATTCGTTGCTTACCCTATCCAACTTCTAGTCACCAAGGAAGTCGAAAAGGAAGTTCCAATtccagaagaagaaaagaaagacgaggaaaagaaggatgaagatgacaagaaaccaaaattggaagaagtcgatgaagaagaagaagaaaagaagccaaaaaccaaaaaagttaaagaaGAGGTTCAAGAATTAGAAGAGTTGAACAAGACTAAGCCATTATGGACTAGAAACCCATCTGATATCACTCAAGAGGAATACAATGCTTTCTATAAGTCTATTTCTAACGACTGGGAAGACCCATTGTACGTTAAGCATTTCTCTGTTGAAGGTCAATTGGAATTTAGAGCTATCTTGTTCATTCCAAAGAGAGCACCATTCGACTTATTTGAGAgtaagaagaagaagaacaataTCAAGTTGTACGTTCGTCGTGTCTTCATCACTGATGAAGCTGAAGACTTGATTCCAGAGTGGTTATCTTTCGTCAAGGGTGTTGTTGACTCTGAAGATTTACCATTGAATTTGTCCAGAGAAATGTTACAACAAAATAAGATTATGAAGGTTATtagaaagaatattgtCAAGAAATTGATTGAAGCCTTCAACGAAATCGCTGAAGACTCCGAGCAATTTGACAAATTTTACTCTGCCTTCGCTAAGAACATTAAGCTGGGTGTACATGAGGACACTCAAAACAGAGCTGCTTTAGCTAAGTTGCTACGTTACAATTCTACTAAATCTGTCGATGAATTGACTTCCTTGACTGATTACGTTACTAGAATGCCAGAACACCAAAAGAACATCTATTACATCACCGGTGAATCTCTAAAGGCAGTCGAAAAGTCTCCATTCTTGGACGCCTTGAAGGCTAAGAACTTTGAAGTTTTGTTCTTGACCGACCCAATTGATGAATACGCTTTCACTCAATTGAAGGAATTCGAGGGTAAAACTTTGGTTGACATTACTAAAGATTTCGAATTGGAAGAAACagacgaagaaaaagctGAAAGAGAGAAGGAGATCAAAGAATACGAACCATTGACCAAGGCCTTGAAGGATATCTTGGGTGACCAAGTGGAGAAGGTTGTTGTTTCTTACAAATTGCTAGATGCTCCAGCTGCCATCAGAACTGGTCAATTCGGCTGGTCTGCTAACATGGAAAGAATCATGAAGGCTCAAGCCTTGAGAGACTCTTCCATGTCCTCCTACATGTCTTCCAAGAAGACTTTCGAAATTTCTCCAAAATCTCCAATTATTaaggaattgaaaaagagagTTGATGAGGGTGGTGCACAAGATAAGACCGTCAAAGATTTGACTAACTTATTATTCGAGACCGCTTTGTTGACTTCTGGTTTCAGTTTGGAAGAACCAACTTCTTTTGCATCAAGAATAAATAGATTGATTTCTTTAGGTTTGAACAttgatgaggatgaagaaaCAGAAACCGCTCCAGAAGCTTCTACCGAAGCTCCAGTTGAAGAGGTTCCAGCTGACACCGAgatggaagaagttgattAATCTCTTTTTTCGCCTTCatgttttatatattatataaatttGTTTACTTATTTTTACTATTTGTAATAATGATTCTGCTTTACGCGCCTTTAAAAAAGTTGGTCTTAATGTAAACATGAACCATAGCACACAATTTAAGACATCAGCTGTCAAATGACCATAAAATTGTCCTACCAGCTGTCCTTAAAGTTTAGTGTACACTTACGAATGACTTATTTACTCACCTTTGCAACTTTGTTCAataaattcattgatcTTTTCAAGTTCCTGACATCTTTTGTAACTGGCATAGAGCTTCAGACTTGACCAGCCTATAGCAGCAGTACCACAACCTAtaatattgaaaatcatTCTAAATTCCGAAGGGGAGCAATTCGGCGTCCATTCAATTTTAAACTTTCTCTGTATCCATAGAAAAGCATTCAATAGAAGACCTCCTGTACATTTACCAACAAAGGGCCATAGTATCTTTTCTGCAAGAATAGCATACCAATTCCGCCtgataaaaaattcctCAGCTGGAACGCTATTACTAgagttttcaaaatttccgTGATACAAATACTTACCTCCTTTATTGATCAGCCTCCTGTAAATTAAGTCAACCAATCTTTTAAAGGTAAAATTATAGCAAAATGTAGCCAAGTTAGAATACAAAATTATTTTAGGTAAACCTATACCCTTGTAATATTTGTTTCCAGCAGTTTTTACAATACTGAGATACACCCACTTAAAGAGTATTGCATTAGCACTGACGTTAGAAATGTTGCTAAGATAATGTATGAACCCATATATTATGATCGAGGAGGTTAAAGGAATGCTTAATAAGCCACGTTCAGTTTGCGCATATACGTCCAATGCCTTTGTAGTGCTGATGTTTAACATATTTCGTAGAACATTCTCAGGGAAAAGGCAGCGTAGTTGCCATAATCCAATGTCAAAACTTGTCTTTTCAGGgtttaaaagaaataaactAGTTATCCCTAATGGTATCACGTATCGTGTAATTTTTTGCCACTGATAAAACAGGGATAGTACAGAAGACTGGATGGTTACTGTAGGTCTTTTTATgaaatttgttttcttgcATTGAGGACATTCGCCAAATTTCACTAACACATAAGGTGGATGATTATCCCGTTTGGTATAAAGAGACATTAGATTGAACACGTAGTCATTTTGAAACGGTACTGATTTTTGCCCCCAAATGGGACGAGTTTCCCATATTTCTGTAAGAGAGAAAGTCGTCATAAAATCATGGTGCCCATCAACGAGACATTTTAAACAGGTGATTATAGGTAAATCAGCATCCTTTGGTAGGTCCACTGTGTTcggaagaaaaagttcaacATGCATTTGATAGAGCCATCTTATATAGCAGCGTTTATGAATTTGTAAGTTGCAACCGCACGTGTGCTGTAGCCATGTAGAGTCATATGTGGATTCTTCCAAACATATCCAGCATAtgcatcttttttttatgagagataaaaaaaaatgaggtGGGGTCATATAAAACTTGGACTATTTCCTTGgaattttcttgtttgtAAAATCAGAGCAGAGctcttttatttacttttgtttttgacGATGGGGACGAGCGATGTACTCACATCTTCGATATCACTTGCctgaaaatatataaatgcGTTAAACGAtagaaaatcaaaaacatCGTTCTTTTCActagaatattttaaagTCAAAACATAACACTTTACTATTTACGTAACGAAGTCTTGTAGTTGTATATATTTACAGAGTGTAGTGCTTTAGTTGAGAAAATATGACACTCGGCTttcctctttcttttatttactGGCTTGGTTGTTGCATATCCATCATGACGTGCTTTcttaacaaattttttttgatgttttttttcaaggtcAAAGGATCCTCAACACCATGatccttcaaaaattgatcACATTTTAGATCATTCGACAACAATTCGGATAATCGCGTTTGAATACGATCAATGAgacttctttgtttctCCAAATTAACCTCCAATCCAGAGATGTCTAACTGTAAAAGTTGCCTCACTGTTTCTTGtgaaaaatcttgaatGCCGTACCTTTGTTTAATCTCCAATAACTCTTTCGGCGTTGACCCGCTAGATAAAGCATCTTGGATGGTCCTAATATCACGTAAAAGGGTTGTTTTTTCATTTAGTTTATTCTCCCTCACTGATCTTTtatccaaaaattcttttgcCTTTTGggcttcttcttttgcaaCGCTTAACTGAGCTTCTGATTCGTATAATGCAAATTGTTGACCCTTGTTTCTAATAATTTCTGCAATGGCAAAAAACTTCCTCTTTGAAAGCGGCCTCGTCGCTTCTATCCTTACTAAATCACCCTCCCTTGATATTTCACCTTCATCATGCACTAAATAATCTCTTCTATGAAATAACTCCTTgttgattttcttattaaaGACTTTTGTTTCTACACGTACTTTAACCGTCTTTTGCATCTTCCCTTGGGAGACGACCAAGcctaaaaaattttggcgAGCCATTACAGTTTAACTGATCTTGATTTGACTTTTGAAATCTCTAACCCGAATTCAACTCCCTGAGTTTACTTCTGTTTGGCCTTATTTGTGGATTTCCTCTAACAGTTTGATGCTCGCATTGGTTTGGCACAATCCCAAATTGCTTCAGAATTCTAATCTTATGAAATAACAATCATGTTACCCGGTTGAATCGTTACCCGACATCTCTGACTCTTCTTGAGGTATAGACTCCTCCTTTTCGGAGTCATGACTCTCAGAGGAGTCATCGAAGTCAGCATTGAGCTGTGAAGGACCTTGATAAGCTAGTCGAAAGATCTCCAACGAATATAAATGGATGTATATATAGCAGGCTCGAGTGGCacaattttcttctcttcaaGTTCCAGTGAATTAGTCTTTCTCGTGTGTACCAATCTTACTGTATTGATTGCTGCGCGATCTAACCATCAACTAACCACAGTTTATTGGAAAAACGTTTCCTAATACCAGGAAGATAACATGCTTAGGACAAGAGTGACTGCTCTCCTTTGTAGGGCTACTGTCAGGTCAAGCACCAATTATGTTTCATTAGCGAGGACTAGATCATTCCATTCTCAATCTATTTTGCTCAAAACAGCCGCTACAGACATAACGTCTACACAGTACAGCAGGATTTTCAATCCTGACTTGAAAAACATTGATAGACCGCTAGATACTTTTGCTAGACGTCATTTAGGTCCTTCTCCTAGCGACGTTaagaaaatgttaaaaACAATGGGTTATAGCGATTTAAACGCATTTATAGAAGAGCTCGTTCCTCccaatattttgaagagaAGACCCTTGAAACTAGAAGCTCCTAGTAAGGGATTCTGTGAACAAGAAATGCTTCAACATCTAGAAAAGATTGCCAATAAGAACCACTATAAAgttaaaaatttcatagGTAAGGGTTACTACGGTACGATTTTACCACCGGTTATACAAAGAAACCTGCTAGAAAGTCCAGAATGGTATACTTCTTATACGCCCTATCAACCCGAAATTTCTCAAGGTAGGCTAGAAGCGCTATTAAACTTTCAAACGGTTGTTTCAGATTTGACTGGTTTGCCTGTGGCGAACGCCTCATTGTTGGATGAGGGTACAGCGGCTGGAGAAGCTATGCTCTTGTCATTCAATATTTccagaaaaaagaaactaaaaTACGTaatagataaaaaattacacCAGCAAACAAAGAGTGTCCTTCACACCAGAGCCAAGCCGTTCaatattgaaattattgaagTTGACTGTTCGGATATCAAGAAAGCTGTGGATGTTTTAAAGAACCCCGACGTATCTGGTTGTTTGGTTCAATATCCAGCGACAGATGGTTCAATCTTACCGCCTGACTCGATGAAACAGTTATCTGATGCGTTACACTCTCACAAGTCTTTGCTCTCTGTGGCCTCAGATTTAATGGCTTTGACACTTCTAAAACCACCTGCTCATTACGGTGCTGATATCGTCCTGGGTTCCTCTCAACGATTTGGTGTCCCAATGGGTTATGGTGGTCCTCATGCTGCTTTTTTCGCtgttattgataaattaaacagaaaaattccAGGTAGAATTGTCGGTATCTCTAAAGACCGCTTAGGCAAGACGGCCTTGCGGTTGGCCCTCCAAACAAGAGAACAACATATCAAGCGTGATAAGGCAACTTCAAATATATGTACCGCTCAAGCTTTACTGGCTAATGTTGCTTCGAGCTACTGTGTTTATCACGGTCCTAAGGGCCTACAGAATATTTCCAGGAGGATATTTAGCTTAACATCAATATTGGCAAATGCCATCGAAAATGACAGTTGCCCTCACGAACTAATTAATAAAACATGGTTTGATACTTTGACTATAAAGTTAGGTAATGGCATATCCTCCGAGCAGTTATTGGACAAGGCCttgaaagaatttaatATCAATTTGTTTGCCGTGGACACCACCACTATTTCCTTGGCTCTTGATGAAACAACTACAAAAGCTGATGTTGAAAATCTACTAAAAGTGTTTGAcattgaaaattcttcGCAGTTTCTTTCTGAGGACTATTCTAACAGTTTCCCAAGGGAATTTCAGCGTACTGATGAAATATTGAGGAACGAAGTCTTTCACATGCACCATAGCGAAACAGCAATGTTGAGATATTTACATAGGTTGCAATCTCGTGATTTATCTCTTGCTAATTCTATGATTCCTTTAGGTTCCTGTACTATGAAATTGAACAGTACTGTTGAAATGATGCCAATCACTTGGCCCCAATTTTCGAATATCCATCCGTTCCAGCCATCAAACCAAGTCCAAGGATACAAGGAACTAATTACTTCGTTGGAGAAAGATTTATGCAGCATTACAGGTTTCGATGGTATTTCTTTACAACCAAATTCAGGTGCTCAAGGTGAATATACTGGTCTGAGAGTAATCAGATCCTACCTGGAAAGCAAAGGTGAAAATCATCGTAACGTGTGTTTAATCCCTGTATCCGCTCATGGTACAAATCCGGCTTCTGCCGCTATGGCGGGTTTAAAAGTTGTTCCTGTCAACTGTTTGCAGGATGGCTCATTAGATCTGGTTGACTTAAAGAATAAGGCTGAACAACATTCTAAAGAACTAGCCGCCGTAATGATCACCTATCCTTCCACTTACGGTTTATTTGAACCAGGCATCCAACATGCTATTGATATCGTACATTCTTTTGGTGGACAAGTCTATTTGGATGGTGCTAATATGAATGCGCAGGTTGGGCTAACTTCACCCGGAGATCTTGGTGCAGATGTTTGCCACTTGAATTTACATAAGACATTTTCCATTCCTCatggtggtggtggtcCAGCTGGAGCTCCCATTTGCGTCAAATCTCATTTAATACCCCATTTACCTAAACATGACGTTGTTGATATGATCACTGGAATCGGCGGTAGCAAATCCATCGATTCGGTCTCCTCTGCTCCATATGGTAATGCTTTAGTGTTACCAATTTCTTATGCCTATATCAAAATGATGGGTAATGAGGGATTACCATTTTCTAGTGTGATAGCAATGCTAAATTCAAATTATATGATGACAAGATTAAAAGATCAttataaaattcttttcGTCAATGAAATGAGCACACTAAAACACTGCGCTCATGAATTTATAGTTGATCTAAGAGAATACAAAGCTAAAGGTGTTGAAGCTATCGATGTTGCCAAGAGATTGCAAGACTACGGATTCCATGCCCCAACGTTGGCCTTCCCTGTTCCCGGAACTTTGATGATAGAACCAACAGAATCGGAAAACTTGGAAGAATTGGATAGATTCTGTGATGCCATGATatccatcaaagaagaaataaatgcCTTAGTAGCAGGTCAACCAAAAGGacagattttgaaaaatgccCCTCATTCATTGGAAGATCTTATTACTTCCTCCAATTGGGATACGAGAGGTTATACCCGTGAAGAAGCCGCTTACCCATTACCCTTTTTGAGATACAATAAATTCTGGCCTACTGTCGCTAGACTGGATGACACTTATGGTGACATGAATTTAATATGTACATGCCCTTCTGTAGAAGAAATTGCGAACGAAACTGAATGAGTACATACCCATTATGttgtatatgtatattaGTTGACGCATTTATGCACATATGTAgataatataaaatattcaggtcaaagaaaagttaaaaGTTTACGAGAGAAAATTCGAAGTTGATAACTGAGCAATGTGCACACCACAATATGTCGTGGTtgatttaaaattttatgattcgcctttttatttatatgcTATGTTATTGTGTATGCAATTAGTATAAGAGGTAAAGAAGCTAAAAAAGTGCCCAAAAAGAATGCTTGGCGAATGGTGTCGTAGTTATAAGTAACactatttatttttctactCTTCACTTTCTTCCTCTGTAGTGACCTCGGTAATTTCTAAAACCTCGTCTCCCATTAGCAGACTTCTTGGACGACTTACTGATGGACCTTGTACCTGATTTGCTGCTTGTGGTATTTTTGGGTAATTGGCTTTGTCTGATTTGATTGATAAtttgttcattttctttggctTCGTTTAAATTGGCGCCAAAAAACTTAGATTTTGTTCCAGTACTTTGGGCAATCCCATTGCTGGAAGCCGCGGCCCTGTTCACAAATTCATCATTTAGTATTGTGTCGTATTTTTCATGATCCTCGCTTGATCTCTTTTTGCTAAGATCTGCTATCGTGGCTTTAAAGTACTTGAACCTTCGGCGATATTTGTCCTCCACTGTGCCTAAAGTTGCAAAAGCCGAATCATTCATTGGTAATATTGCTGCcatcttttttaaaatactGTCAGGCATAAAGTTCCCAACTGGAGGAACCATTCTATTTCCTAAATTTAAAGATAATTCCCTCAGACGTTCGTATGTCATTCGCAGA
Coding sequences within:
- the GCV2 gene encoding glycine decarboxylase subunit P (P subunit of the mitochondrial glycine decarboxylase complex; glycine decarboxylase is required for the catabolism of glycine to 5,10-methylene-THF; expression is regulated by levels of 5,10-methylene-THF in the cytoplasm); amino-acid sequence: MLRTRVTALLCRATVRSSTNYVSLARTRSFHSQSILLKTAATDITSTQYSRIFNPDLKNIDRPLDTFARRHLGPSPSDVKKMLKTMGYSDLNAFIEELVPPNILKRRPLKLEAPSKGFCEQEMLQHLEKIANKNHYKVKNFIGKGYYGTILPPVIQRNLLESPEWYTSYTPYQPEISQGRLEALLNFQTVVSDLTGLPVANASLLDEGTAAGEAMLLSFNISRKKKLKYVIDKKLHQQTKSVLHTRAKPFNIEIIEVDCSDIKKAVDVLKNPDVSGCLVQYPATDGSILPPDSMKQLSDALHSHKSLLSVASDLMALTLLKPPAHYGADIVLGSSQRFGVPMGYGGPHAAFFAVIDKLNRKIPGRIVGISKDRLGKTALRLALQTREQHIKRDKATSNICTAQALLANVASSYCVYHGPKGLQNISRRIFSLTSILANAIENDSCPHELINKTWFDTLTIKLGNGISSEQLLDKALKEFNINLFAVDTTTISLALDETTTKADVENLLKVFDIENSSQFLSEDYSNSFPREFQRTDEILRNEVFHMHHSETAMLRYLHRLQSRDLSLANSMIPLGSCTMKLNSTVEMMPITWPQFSNIHPFQPSNQVQGYKELITSLEKDLCSITGFDGISLQPNSGAQGEYTGLRVIRSYLESKGENHRNVCLIPVSAHGTNPASAAMAGLKVVPVNCLQDGSLDLVDLKNKAEQHSKELAAVMITYPSTYGLFEPGIQHAIDIVHSFGGQVYLDGANMNAQVGLTSPGDLGADVCHLNLHKTFSIPHGGGGPAGAPICVKSHLIPHLPKHDVVDMITGIGGSKSIDSVSSAPYGNALVLPISYAYIKMMGNEGLPFSSVIAMLNSNYMMTRLKDHYKILFVNEMSTLKHCAHEFIVDLREYKAKGVEAIDVAKRLQDYGFHAPTLAFPVPGTLMIEPTESENLEELDRFCDAMISIKEEINALVAGQPKGQILKNAPHSLEDLITSSNWDTRGYTREEAAYPLPFLRYNKFWPTVARLDDTYGDMNLICTCPSVEEIANETE